A stretch of DNA from Streptomyces xanthii:
GCGGGGTGCTGGACGCCGAGCGGATCGCCGCGATCCGGCTCCAGGAGGAGGAGCTGCTGTCGTGGCGGTTCGTCCCGCACGACGAGCTGGACACCTACCTCCTCGGCACGCTGCACGGCCGGGTCACCAACGCCCTGGACGTCCTGTCCTCCGGATCCGGCACCGTCGAGCTCGAGAGCGGGCGGCCCGTCGGCTGACCTCGGCCGCCGGCGTCCGAAATCGGTGGACGCCGGCCCGGCTGCCTGGTCTGATCTGTCCCCATGAGCGCCTCGACCGGAAAACCCCTCGTCGCCCTGCTGACCGGCGCCGGCATCAGCACCGACTCCGGCATCCCCGACTACCGCGGGCCGAAGGGGCTGTGGCGCGAGGATCCGGACGCCGAGAAGCTCGTCACGTACGAGTACTACATGAACGACCCGGAGATCAGGCGCCGCTCCTGGCTGATGCGTCTGCGGACCGGCGCCCTGAACCCCGAGCCGAACGCGGCGCACCACGCGATCGTGGACCTGGCGGCGTCCGGGGTCCCGGTGCGGGTCGTCACGCAGAACGTGGACGGGCTGCACCAGCGCGCCGGGCTGCCCGAGCGCAAGGTGATCGAACTGCACGGGTCGACCCGCCGCGTCGTCTGCACGGCGTGCGGCGAGCGCGGGCCCATGGAGGCGGCCCTCGCCCGGGTCGAGGCCGGCGAGGACGACCCGGGCTGCCCGGCGTGCGGCGGCATCCTCAAGCCGGCGACGGTGATGTTCGGCGAGCGGCTCGATCCGATGGTGATCGGCGAGGCCGCCGCGATCACGAAGGCGTGCCAGGTGTTCCTCGCGGTCGGCTCCAGTCTCCAGGTGCACCCGGCGGCGGGCCTGGCCGGTCTTGCCGCCGAGCAGGGGGCGCGCCTGGTGGTGGTGAACGCGGAGCCGACGCCGTACGACGACGTCGCCGACACGGTCGTACGCGAACCGATCGGGACGGCGCTGCCCCGGCTGCTGCGGGAACTGGTCGAGGGCTGACGGGCTAGAACAGGGCGGTGCCGCGCTCGAAGTCGAGCAGGCGGCGCTTGCGGGTCAGGCCGCCTCCGTAGCCGGTGAGGCTGCCGTCGGCGCCGACCACCCGGTGGCAGGGCACGATCACGCCGACGGGGTTCTTCCCGTTGGCGAGGCCGACCGCGCGGGAGGCCCCCGGATTGCCGAGCGCCTCCGCGAGCTCGCCGTAGGTGCGGGTCTCGCCGTACGGGATCTGCCGCAGCCGCTCCCACACGGACCGCTGGAACGGGGTGCCGTGCAGGTCGAGCGGCAGGTCGAACTCCTTCAGCTCGCCCTGGAAATAGGCCTCCAGTTGCTCGACGACGGCACCGAAGGGCCGCTCGTCGCGCTCGCCGAAGGTCTCCTCGGCCGGACGGTGGCGCTGGCCGGTCATGTAGAGGCCGGACAGCACACCGTCGGTGGCGACGAGGGTGAACGGTTCGTACGGGGTGTCAATGACGGTGTGCTGCCTGAGCTGGTCCATGGTGCGTTCCCTCACGCGGGCAGGAAGTTGATGGGGTGGTCGTCGGTGGCCCAGAGGTACTGGGTCGCGTAGGCGCGCCAGGGCCGCCAGGCCGCCGCGCGCGCGGTGAGCGCGGCCGGGGTGTGCGGCAGGCCCAGCTGCCGCGCCGCGCGGCGCATG
This window harbors:
- a CDS encoding SIR2 family NAD-dependent protein deacylase, with product MSASTGKPLVALLTGAGISTDSGIPDYRGPKGLWREDPDAEKLVTYEYYMNDPEIRRRSWLMRLRTGALNPEPNAAHHAIVDLAASGVPVRVVTQNVDGLHQRAGLPERKVIELHGSTRRVVCTACGERGPMEAALARVEAGEDDPGCPACGGILKPATVMFGERLDPMVIGEAAAITKACQVFLAVGSSLQVHPAAGLAGLAAEQGARLVVVNAEPTPYDDVADTVVREPIGTALPRLLRELVEG
- a CDS encoding methylated-DNA--[protein]-cysteine S-methyltransferase — encoded protein: MDQLRQHTVIDTPYEPFTLVATDGVLSGLYMTGQRHRPAEETFGERDERPFGAVVEQLEAYFQGELKEFDLPLDLHGTPFQRSVWERLRQIPYGETRTYGELAEALGNPGASRAVGLANGKNPVGVIVPCHRVVGADGSLTGYGGGLTRKRRLLDFERGTALF